GTTTCAACCTCTTGATTGCTCTGTCCTCCAGCGCAACGTTAATTAATTTACCACGTTTCGAAAGTGAAATCAAGAGTAAATTGCAAACTTATAGCGGCAGATTTAAAGTTCTATTATTTGTTCAATTCACGCTTCTCTTTTCGGTATATTTAAACACTCCTTTATTATATTTATAATACCCCAAACAATGGGTTATAAAACCATGTTAAGACAAGGTTGATGGAGACAAGAAAAGCGCAAGCTCCATTACAGTTCAATAAGCAGCACCCTTAGTCTATATTTACTTGCCCACCAAAAAGATTTGTCATAACGACGTACGCCTGTGCCACACTTTGGAGTAATCGGCCATCCTTTTATCTAAAGTCAATGCTCGCTTTTACCATAAGGGTATATGTTCGACTAGTCCTCATATCTTAATAGTCAGTAAATCTCCTTTATGTTGTCGTGAGGGGGGAGGGTAGATTCGGACATGGCTGTTTAGGGTAACTAAGTATACAGTCTTCAAATTTTCAAAAAAACCTTCCTGTTCGAACAGGAAGGTTTTTTTCGTATTATTTATTACGCATTTGTGGGAATAACAGCACGTCTCGGATAGACGGAGAATTTGTTAATAACATAACGAGACGGTCAATACCGATTCCAAGTCCACCAGTTGGCGGCATTCCATATTCTAGAGCTTCTAAAAAGTCTTCATCCATTAAATGCGCTTCGTCATTTCCTTCAGCTCTTTCTTTTACCTGCGCTTCAAAGCGTTCTCGCTGATCGATTGGGTCATTTAATTCACTAAATGCATTTGCGTGTTCTCTCCCAACAATAAACAATTCAAAACGGTCAGTAAAACGCTCATCTTCTTTATTCTTCTTAGCTAACGGAGAGATCTCCACTGGATGTCCATAGATAAACGTTGGTTGGATTAATGTTTCTTCAACTTTTTGTTCAAAGAATTCATTTACAACATGACCAAATGTCATCGTGTCTCTAATTTCAACTCCATGCTCTTTGGCTAACGCGCGTGCTTCCTCATCCGTCATATGCTCCCAGAAGTCTACACCGATTGTATCTTTAACCGCATCTACCATATGCAGTCTTGTCCATTTCGGCTCTAAGTCAACTTCATTATCGCCATAGGTTACTTTCGTTGAACCAAGAACATCTTTTGCAATATGTGCTATTACATTCTCGGTTAGTTCCATAATATCATTATAATCTGCGTATGCTTCATAAAGTTCGATCATCGTAAATTCAGGGTTATGTCTAGTTGAAACCCCTTCATTACGGAATACCCGTCCAATTTCATATACTTTTTCTAAACCACCAACGATAAGGCGTTTTAAGTGCAGCTCGATTGCTATACGCATATATAATTCAATATCTAAAGCATTATGATGTGTAATAAACGGACGTGCTGCCGCTCCGCCAGGAATACTATGCATCATTGGAGTTTCTACTTCTAAAAAGCCCTGTCCATTTAAGTATTCACGCATAGATTGAATAATCTTGCTTCGCAGTACAAACGTCTCTCTGCTTTCCATGTTTGTAATTAAATCCAAATAACGCTGGCGATAGCGTTGTTCAATATCTTTTAACCCGTGATATTTTTCCGGCAGCGGTCGTAATGATTTCGTTAATAAGTGGAATTCGGTAGCTTTAACAGATAACTCCCCTACGTTTGTTTTAAACATTACGCCAGTTACACCAACAATATCTCCTAAATCTGTTGTTTTGAATACCTCATATGCTTCCTCACCAATTGCATCCTTACGTACATACAACTGAATTTGTCCACTTAAATCCTGCATATGTGCAAAACCAGCTTTACCTTTTCCACGCTTTGTCATAAGACGTCCAGCAATCGTCACCGTATCCGTAATTTCCTCTAGCTCTTCTTTGGAATAGCGGTCATATTTCTCGATGAGCTCTGTTGCTAGGTGGGTTCTTGAGAATTTCTCACCAAATGGGTCAAGACCCTGCTCCCGGTAATCATTCAATTTGTCGCGCCGTACACGCATTTGTTCATTCATTTCTTCAGACATTATGATCACTCCAGTCATTAATATTAATTAGTATATCGGAAAATCCAACTTCTTTCACGTTCAGTACACTGAACTAGCAATAGGCTGTTTACGCAGAAAAACTGTCGGCAACAGACCGACAGATTTCCTGCAACATTTCAAACAGATTAAGGTAATTTACCTTCTGACTCAACCTTACTTACAAAGTTAAAAAGAATATCCTTTTATTAGAGATTGCCAAAAAGTCCGGTTAATAACACACCAATTTCTGTTCTTGTCTTACTCTTTCTTCTTAGACTCCTCATTCCCTATTGGTATCGCATGCGATGCCATGGTAATCTCATCTTTGGCTACAGACAATTTCTTGGCAATCAGCTCTAAAAATTCGTCTGACGGCTGTTTGGTACCTCGTTCTATATTACCTATTTGTGCAATTGAAACATCCAGTTCCTTCGCAAAATCGATTTGTGTATATCCTTTTAGCTTACGAAAAGCTTTTATTCTTCTACCGACCCTTTTTGCGTCCATTTCCTTACATCCTTTATGTCTGTTTCAGGAAGATCAAGAACCATTTCCGCAATAGACTTTTCCCAAATAGGCAAGATTAGCTGTGGTGCAATCTCCTGTAACGGAATAAGTACAAATGCACGCTCGCGCATTCTCGGGTGCGGGATTATTAATCGTTCTACATTACTATTTTCTTGATTAAATGTCAAAATGTCAAGGTCTATTGTCCGTGGTCCAAAACGGATACCCCGTTTGCGTCCTAACTGCTGTTCCACTGACTGACAGTATTCCAAAAGCGACATAGAGGATAAAGGAGTATCTACTTCAATGACCATATTTAAAAAATCAGCTTGTTCCAAGTAGCCAACAGGAGCTGTCTCGTAAATTGACGACCGTTGGACAATAGTAACCCTCCCCATTGCTTCCAGTAATTCTAAAGCCTCTGTAAGATACGCTTCTCTAGGTTCAATATTTGTCCCTAATGATAAATATGCTTGATTCATATGGATCGCTCCCTATAAATTTCTACCGCAACAGATGTATAATGTCCTGGAATCGGCGGATCTGGCTTGGTCACTGTTACTTTGCATGCCGCAAGAAGGTCAAATGCTGCTAATAGCTTTTCTGCAATTCCTTCAGCAACAGCCTCAATCAATTTTTTCACTTGTCCTTCTACAAATTCCTGAACGAGTTGATAGACATGTCCATAATCAATGGAATCATACATGTTATCCGTATGGCCCGGTTTTTTTAAGTCTAGATAGAGCTCCAAATCAACATTAAATCGCTGTCCGAGCTTATTTTCCTCTGGCAATAGTCCATGATAACCGTAAAATTGCATTTGGTTCAGTATAATTTTATCCAATGAAAGATCCTCCTTCAGCAAGCATCGCATCCATCATTTGCGCAGCTTCTCGATTTCGTTTTACATTATGGACACGAACCATTTGTGCACCTTTCGTAATTCCCAGACAAGTTGTCGCAACTGTTCCATTATCACGTTCTTCA
This region of Oceanobacillus sp. FSL K6-2867 genomic DNA includes:
- the lysS gene encoding lysine--tRNA ligase translates to MSEEMNEQMRVRRDKLNDYREQGLDPFGEKFSRTHLATELIEKYDRYSKEELEEITDTVTIAGRLMTKRGKGKAGFAHMQDLSGQIQLYVRKDAIGEEAYEVFKTTDLGDIVGVTGVMFKTNVGELSVKATEFHLLTKSLRPLPEKYHGLKDIEQRYRQRYLDLITNMESRETFVLRSKIIQSMREYLNGQGFLEVETPMMHSIPGGAAARPFITHHNALDIELYMRIAIELHLKRLIVGGLEKVYEIGRVFRNEGVSTRHNPEFTMIELYEAYADYNDIMELTENVIAHIAKDVLGSTKVTYGDNEVDLEPKWTRLHMVDAVKDTIGVDFWEHMTDEEARALAKEHGVEIRDTMTFGHVVNEFFEQKVEETLIQPTFIYGHPVEISPLAKKNKEDERFTDRFELFIVGREHANAFSELNDPIDQRERFEAQVKERAEGNDEAHLMDEDFLEALEYGMPPTGGLGIGIDRLVMLLTNSPSIRDVLLFPQMRNK
- a CDS encoding helix-turn-helix transcriptional regulator; the encoded protein is MDAKRVGRRIKAFRKLKGYTQIDFAKELDVSIAQIGNIERGTKQPSDEFLELIAKKLSVAKDEITMASHAIPIGNEESKKKE
- the folK gene encoding 2-amino-4-hydroxy-6-hydroxymethyldihydropteridine diphosphokinase, whose protein sequence is MNQAYLSLGTNIEPREAYLTEALELLEAMGRVTIVQRSSIYETAPVGYLEQADFLNMVIEVDTPLSSMSLLEYCQSVEQQLGRKRGIRFGPRTIDLDILTFNQENSNVERLIIPHPRMRERAFVLIPLQEIAPQLILPIWEKSIAEMVLDLPETDIKDVRKWTQKGSVEE
- the folB gene encoding dihydroneopterin aldolase, with protein sequence MDKIILNQMQFYGYHGLLPEENKLGQRFNVDLELYLDLKKPGHTDNMYDSIDYGHVYQLVQEFVEGQVKKLIEAVAEGIAEKLLAAFDLLAACKVTVTKPDPPIPGHYTSVAVEIYRERSI